One part of the Bdellovibrio sp. KM01 genome encodes these proteins:
- a CDS encoding SAM-dependent methyltransferase, which produces MIAYLAPTKFLPELQAELKNITAVHGNLVLTDGPIQTSVWAQNIWTNAEIIPFESISQAVKALKSRGLLWALYSFDNHRRAQLIQDQLPKLRPRVLNFLDPLPKDPLGAWTLIDKNTLLVSSQTNSLFPLGEVAFNEDKETPPSRAYLKLWELFTVYGIRPSKGQRVVDFGSCPGGWTWVLQQMGCDVISIDRAPLDEKIARLPRIEFKKTNAFTVKPSDIGAIDWFFSDIICYPAKLLELVLDWQRSGLCQNFVCTIKFQGGTDFETLKKFQELENAHIVHLHHNKHEVTVWIRKSSKN; this is translated from the coding sequence ATGATCGCTTATCTTGCTCCGACAAAATTTTTGCCCGAACTGCAGGCCGAACTTAAAAACATCACCGCAGTTCACGGCAACCTGGTTCTAACTGATGGGCCCATCCAGACCTCTGTGTGGGCCCAAAACATTTGGACCAATGCAGAAATTATTCCGTTTGAATCCATATCCCAGGCAGTTAAGGCTTTGAAAAGCCGTGGCTTGTTGTGGGCTCTTTATTCCTTTGATAATCACAGACGCGCCCAACTGATTCAGGATCAGCTGCCTAAACTTCGTCCGCGCGTGCTGAATTTCTTGGATCCTTTACCGAAAGATCCCTTGGGTGCCTGGACCCTGATTGATAAAAACACTCTGCTGGTTTCAAGCCAAACGAACTCCCTTTTCCCATTGGGAGAAGTGGCTTTTAATGAAGACAAAGAGACCCCACCATCACGGGCTTACTTGAAATTGTGGGAGCTTTTTACGGTTTATGGAATTCGACCTTCCAAGGGCCAACGAGTCGTGGACTTTGGCAGCTGCCCGGGTGGTTGGACATGGGTTCTTCAACAAATGGGCTGCGATGTTATCAGCATTGACCGTGCACCATTGGATGAAAAAATCGCACGTTTGCCACGAATTGAATTTAAAAAAACCAATGCCTTCACGGTGAAGCCATCTGATATCGGGGCCATTGATTGGTTCTTTTCAGACATCATCTGCTACCCAGCTAAATTGTTAGAACTAGTTTTAGATTGGCAGCGTTCAGGACTTTGCCAAAACTTCGTTTGCACTATAAAATTTCAGGGTGGGACCGACTTTGAAACTCTTAAAAAGTTTCAAGAGTTGGAAAATGCACATATCGTGCATCTTCATCACAATAAGCACGAGGTTACCGTTTGGATCAGGAAATCTTCAAAAAACTAA
- a CDS encoding flagellar brake protein yields MDQEIFKKLSREDELVKLLIDLATAQGEVLCKGKTENLIKVKAVHWHSQSKHLECLLESPENLKTGEEFLGYFFLGGEKYYFEGTATVYGNRCQLPLPKEIFHLQRRQNYRVRIPAGFQAFFDITQINNSAVKIHAKLGDLSAQGCRLIEKETVATFKMGDILKGKLLIAKNSAIQLTAEVRHVKTEGGNQMVGVEFQGLTPIQENNLFALTMEIHKEVFKRQ; encoded by the coding sequence TTGGATCAGGAAATCTTCAAAAAACTAAGTCGCGAAGATGAGCTGGTAAAGCTCCTTATCGATTTGGCCACCGCTCAGGGTGAAGTTCTTTGTAAAGGCAAAACGGAAAATCTGATTAAAGTAAAAGCCGTGCATTGGCATTCCCAATCCAAACATCTGGAATGTCTTCTTGAGTCCCCGGAAAATTTGAAAACTGGCGAAGAGTTTTTGGGCTACTTTTTTTTAGGTGGCGAAAAATACTATTTCGAAGGTACAGCCACCGTTTACGGAAATCGCTGCCAGCTCCCTTTGCCAAAAGAAATATTTCACCTGCAGCGCCGGCAAAACTATCGCGTACGAATTCCGGCGGGCTTCCAGGCTTTTTTTGATATCACTCAGATCAATAACTCGGCCGTCAAAATTCATGCGAAATTGGGCGACCTGAGTGCTCAAGGCTGCCGACTGATCGAAAAAGAAACCGTCGCGACATTTAAAATGGGTGACATCCTTAAGGGTAAACTTCTGATCGCTAAGAATTCAGCAATTCAGCTCACTGCAGAAGTTCGTCACGTGAAAACCGAGGGTGGGAATCAAATGGTAGGGGTAGAGTTTCAGGGACTTACCCCTATTCAGGAAAACAACCTCTTTGCGCTCACGATGGAAATTCACAAAGAGGTCTTTAAACGCCAGTAG